The Thermosulfurimonas sp. F29 genome includes a window with the following:
- a CDS encoding nucleotidyl transferase AbiEii/AbiGii toxin family protein: MGPGKVDLREELKVLCRTFEKYRVKYLLIGGLGVILQGIPRHTDDIDFMLSPEPENIEQLKKALYEVFQDESVWEISPEDIKYAVIRYGTPKEYAVDLLFRLGEVADYKSLKSYEETILLEGIPVKTLSKEGLIFLKKDTPRPQDQYDVYLLKKLLEKEKKDVAED; this comes from the coding sequence ATGGGACCGGGAAAAGTTGATCTTAGAGAGGAGCTCAAAGTCCTCTGCAGAACTTTCGAAAAATACAGAGTAAAATACCTCCTCATAGGAGGCCTGGGAGTAATCCTTCAGGGTATCCCTCGCCATACGGACGACATAGATTTCATGCTATCTCCGGAGCCGGAAAATATCGAACAGCTTAAAAAAGCCCTTTATGAAGTCTTTCAGGATGAGTCGGTCTGGGAAATTTCCCCTGAGGATATAAAATATGCTGTAATCCGATATGGCACCCCTAAGGAATATGCGGTGGATCTTCTCTTTCGCCTGGGAGAGGTGGCGGATTACAAGAGTTTAAAATCCTACGAAGAAACGATTCTATTGGAGGGAATCCCGGTCAAAACCCTTTCCAAGGAAGGGCTTATCTTCCTTAAAAAGGATACTCCTCGGCCTCAGGATCAGTACGATGTCTATTTACTAAAAAAACTGCTGGAAAAAGAAAAAAAAGATGTGGCGGAAGATTAA
- a CDS encoding 4-hydroxybenzoate octaprenyltransferase, with amino-acid sequence MWRKIKYLLEMIKFEHTIFALPFAYTGAVLAAKGFPDPRTALLILGCMVGARTAAMTFNRLADLPFDAENPRTRNRHLVVGLVRPGEAWALFFAASFLYYLCAAGLNKLTLKLSPIAYMVILGYSYTKRFTWLCHVFLGAALALAPLGGYVAVKGTFEEAAIFALALGVLFWVAGFDILYACMDEDFDRRAGLHSIPARFGRRRAFHLSSLFHLLAFLLFLFTGYAFRLSWIYYAALLLTAALFIAQRLTVNPQTLEGLDMAFFTFNGAISVVIFLGVFLDFLI; translated from the coding sequence ATGTGGCGGAAGATTAAGTATCTTCTCGAGATGATAAAATTCGAGCACACCATTTTTGCTCTCCCCTTTGCCTACACCGGGGCGGTGCTTGCGGCGAAGGGTTTTCCGGACCCCAGGACCGCTCTTCTCATTCTGGGTTGCATGGTGGGGGCCCGCACCGCGGCCATGACCTTCAATCGCCTGGCGGATCTCCCCTTTGACGCCGAAAATCCCCGCACCCGCAATCGGCATCTCGTGGTGGGGCTGGTGCGCCCGGGCGAGGCCTGGGCCCTCTTTTTTGCGGCCTCCTTCCTTTACTACCTTTGCGCCGCCGGGCTCAACAAACTCACCCTGAAGCTTTCCCCCATCGCCTACATGGTGATCCTGGGTTACTCCTACACCAAGCGCTTCACCTGGCTGTGCCATGTCTTTCTGGGAGCGGCCCTGGCCCTTGCCCCCCTGGGCGGATATGTGGCGGTGAAGGGAACCTTCGAAGAGGCGGCCATCTTCGCCCTGGCTCTCGGAGTTCTCTTCTGGGTGGCCGGCTTCGACATCCTTTACGCCTGTATGGACGAGGACTTCGACCGCCGGGCCGGGCTGCATTCCATTCCGGCCCGTTTCGGGCGTCGCCGGGCCTTCCATCTCTCCTCCCTCTTTCACCTCCTGGCCTTCCTCCTCTTCCTCTTTACCGGATACGCCTTCCGCCTATCCTGGATCTACTATGCGGCCCTCCTCCTCACCGCCGCCCTTTTCATCGCCCAGCGTCTCACGGTGAATCCGCAGACCCTGGAAGGACTGGACATGGCCTTTTTCACCTTCAACGGCGCCATAAGCGTGGTAATATTTCTGGGAGTGTTTCTGGATTTCCTAATTTGA
- a CDS encoding efflux RND transporter permease subunit: protein METRGFIARIVNYFVDSKLTPLVVMLMLALGVFAVINTPSEEEPQIVVPMIDIFVEMPGATAKEIEQRVINPMEKLLWEIPGVEYVYSTAYNGRALTVVRYYVGRDPEKSLVKTYAKLYQHLDWIPPGCSRPLLKPHDINDVPIVTLTFWGKGYDAFRLRQIVARVDDEIRNIPGISETFIKGGLRREVRIELDPERIYALGLDPVDIARTIYAQNRARMVGRYRRDSYTFEVRLANFFSDLRDLENTVVGVVAGRAIYLRDVARIVDGPAEPDSYVFMVPGPAAEKKGISGEPGALYPAVTLAIAKRKGWNATRLAKKILRKVELLKGDLIPEDVQVTVTRNYGETAKDKTDTLLEHLLIATVSVAALIALFLGVRASLVVLVAIPTVLAVTLLVYYLYGYTLNRVTLFALIFCIGILVDDPIVDVENIVRHLHLPENRGKSFRDVIVGAVVEVQAPLILATLTVIAAIAPMGFVRGLMGPYMRPMPVGASVAMLLSMAVAFVITPWAAYHLLPKDIKHEEKETLITRVYRWFMGHLIRSVVWRWAFLFTVGVLFLLACSLFYFKKVYVKMLPFDNKNEFQIIVNMPEGSSLEETARAVEEMARALMAEPLITDMQLYIGTAAPFNFNGLIRHYYLRRGDHVADIQVNLVDKHHRRLQSHDIAKRVRPLVTAVARKYGARVTVAEVPPGPPVLQSLVAEVYGPDYEKQIELARKIKEIFARTPGVVDVDWYMTEPQTEWRLVVDRRKAALSGVDPARVMEVMETALRGKVLGLFHDPSAREDVYIRLRFPEAERSSLPDLSDLKVKSIFGRLVPLSEIARWEKSVVPHPIYHKNLHPVVYVVGDMAGKEEAPIYGILKINKALKELRAPDGSPLRIYYTHLPFSAREWAVKWDGEWQVTYEVFRDLGLAFAACLVLIYFLVVAWFRSYTVPILILAPIPLSLIGIIPAHALMGAFFTATSMIGFIAGAGIVVRNSIILADFIELRLRQGYELEDAVIDAGAVRFRPMLLTAAAVVVGSFVILFDPIFNGLALSLMAGEVASTLFSRMVVPILYYLDHRIKKERRLVL from the coding sequence ATGGAGACCCGCGGATTCATCGCCCGCATCGTCAATTACTTCGTGGACTCCAAACTCACCCCTCTGGTGGTGATGCTTATGCTGGCCCTGGGGGTCTTTGCGGTGATAAACACCCCCAGCGAGGAAGAACCCCAGATCGTGGTCCCCATGATCGACATCTTCGTGGAGATGCCCGGAGCCACGGCCAAGGAGATCGAGCAGCGGGTGATCAATCCCATGGAGAAGCTCCTGTGGGAGATCCCGGGAGTGGAGTATGTTTACTCCACGGCTTACAACGGACGCGCCCTCACGGTGGTGCGTTACTATGTGGGGCGGGATCCCGAAAAGAGCCTGGTCAAGACCTACGCCAAGCTGTACCAGCACCTGGACTGGATTCCCCCGGGTTGCTCCCGTCCCCTTCTGAAACCGCACGACATAAACGATGTGCCCATCGTGACCCTGACCTTCTGGGGTAAGGGCTACGACGCCTTTCGTCTGCGGCAGATCGTGGCCCGGGTGGACGACGAGATTCGCAACATCCCCGGCATTTCCGAGACCTTTATCAAGGGCGGGCTCAGGAGGGAGGTCCGGATCGAGCTCGATCCCGAGAGGATTTACGCCCTGGGGCTGGATCCGGTGGACATTGCCCGCACCATTTACGCCCAGAACCGGGCCCGGATGGTGGGACGGTATCGCCGGGATTCCTACACCTTTGAGGTTCGTCTGGCCAACTTCTTTTCCGACCTGCGGGACCTCGAGAACACGGTGGTGGGGGTGGTGGCCGGGCGGGCGATATACCTGCGGGATGTGGCCCGCATCGTGGACGGTCCCGCCGAGCCGGACAGCTATGTCTTCATGGTTCCGGGGCCGGCGGCGGAAAAGAAGGGCATCTCCGGCGAGCCCGGGGCCCTCTATCCCGCGGTAACCCTGGCCATAGCCAAGCGCAAGGGCTGGAACGCCACCAGACTCGCAAAGAAGATCCTCCGCAAGGTCGAGCTTCTCAAGGGGGATCTCATCCCCGAGGATGTCCAGGTGACGGTAACCCGAAACTACGGAGAGACCGCCAAGGACAAGACCGATACCCTGCTCGAGCACCTCCTCATTGCCACGGTCTCGGTGGCGGCACTCATCGCCCTTTTCCTGGGGGTGCGGGCCAGCCTGGTGGTGTTGGTGGCCATCCCCACCGTGCTGGCGGTCACCCTTCTGGTCTATTACCTCTACGGTTACACCCTTAACCGGGTCACCCTGTTCGCCCTCATCTTCTGCATCGGTATCCTGGTGGACGACCCCATCGTGGATGTGGAGAACATCGTTCGGCACCTCCACCTTCCGGAGAACCGGGGCAAGTCCTTCCGGGATGTGATCGTGGGAGCGGTGGTGGAGGTGCAGGCGCCGCTCATCCTGGCCACCCTTACGGTTATAGCGGCCATTGCGCCCATGGGTTTCGTCCGGGGTCTCATGGGTCCTTACATGCGGCCCATGCCGGTGGGGGCCTCGGTGGCCATGCTCCTTTCCATGGCCGTGGCCTTCGTGATTACCCCCTGGGCAGCCTATCACCTCCTTCCCAAGGACATAAAGCACGAGGAAAAGGAGACCCTCATTACCCGCGTATATCGCTGGTTCATGGGGCACCTCATCCGGAGCGTGGTCTGGCGCTGGGCCTTCCTCTTCACCGTGGGGGTCCTGTTTCTCCTGGCCTGTTCGCTCTTTTACTTCAAGAAGGTCTATGTGAAGATGCTTCCCTTCGACAACAAGAACGAGTTTCAGATCATCGTGAACATGCCCGAGGGAAGCTCCCTGGAGGAGACGGCCCGGGCGGTGGAGGAGATGGCCCGGGCCCTCATGGCCGAACCCCTCATCACGGACATGCAGCTTTACATCGGCACCGCGGCCCCCTTCAACTTTAACGGGCTCATCCGCCATTACTACCTCCGCCGGGGGGACCATGTGGCCGACATCCAGGTGAACCTGGTGGACAAGCACCACCGCCGGCTTCAGAGTCACGACATAGCCAAGCGGGTGCGGCCTTTGGTTACCGCGGTGGCCCGGAAATACGGAGCCCGGGTGACGGTGGCCGAGGTGCCCCCCGGACCTCCGGTGCTTCAGTCGCTGGTGGCCGAGGTCTACGGGCCGGATTACGAGAAGCAGATCGAACTGGCCCGAAAGATAAAAGAGATCTTCGCCCGCACTCCCGGGGTGGTGGATGTGGACTGGTACATGACCGAACCCCAGACCGAGTGGCGTCTGGTGGTGGATCGCCGCAAGGCCGCCCTTTCCGGGGTGGATCCCGCCCGGGTGATGGAGGTCATGGAAACCGCCCTCCGCGGTAAGGTCCTGGGACTCTTCCACGATCCCTCCGCCAGGGAGGATGTCTACATCCGCCTGCGTTTTCCGGAGGCCGAAAGGTCCTCCCTCCCGGATCTCTCGGACCTCAAGGTGAAAAGCATTTTCGGGCGCCTGGTTCCCCTCTCCGAAATCGCCCGCTGGGAGAAGTCCGTGGTGCCGCATCCCATCTATCACAAGAACCTCCATCCGGTGGTCTATGTGGTGGGCGACATGGCCGGCAAGGAGGAGGCACCCATTTACGGCATCCTAAAGATCAACAAAGCCCTTAAGGAACTGCGGGCTCCGGACGGAAGCCCCCTCAGGATCTACTACACCCATCTCCCCTTCTCCGCCCGGGAATGGGCGGTCAAGTGGGACGGCGAATGGCAGGTAACCTACGAGGTCTTCCGGGATCTGGGGCTGGCCTTTGCCGCCTGTCTGGTGCTCATTTACTTTCTGGTGGTGGCCTGGTTCAGGTCCTATACCGTGCCCATCCTCATTCTCGCTCCCATACCCCTTTCCCTGATCGGGATCATCCCGGCCCACGCCCTCATGGGGGCCTTCTTCACCGCCACCTCCATGATCGGTTTCATCGCCGGGGCGGGAATCGTGGTGCGAAACTCCATCATTCTGGCGGACTTCATCGAGCTGCGCCTGAGGCAGGGCTACGAGCTGGAGGACGCCGTGATCGACGCCGGGGCGGTGCGGTTTCGTCCCATGCTGCTCACCGCCGCGGCGGTGGTGGTGGGAAGCTTCGTGATCCTCTTTGACCCCATCTTCAACGGTCTGGCCCTCTCCCTCATGGCCGGCGAGGTGGCCTCCACCCTCTTTTCCAGGATGGTGGTCCCCATCCTCTACTACCTGGATCACCGGATTAAAAAGGAACGCCGCCTGGTGCTGTGA
- the deoC gene encoding deoxyribose-phosphate aldolase, with protein MDDLINPAPYIEHTLLRPTATAGDIEKLCAEAREFGFAGVCVPPGHVPLSRRLLEGTPVKVITVVGFPLGFEPTEIKVAQVELYTDLGAQEVDMVLNLSLVKSGALSEALSEVEEIVRAAEPVPVKVILECGYLTDREKKELARRLPETGAAYLKTSTGFGPGGATVEDVRLLREASGGRVRIKAAGGIRTLDQALALLSAGAERLGTSSGADIAREFLARRENKALPEVEIFVDGACLGNPGPGGFAAILRAGGRERVLRGGEPETTNNRMEIRAAVEALKALRRPCRVRIYTDSRYLLSGAREWLSRWEKNGFRTSDGKPVKNRDLWEELARLLRAHRVEWVWVEGHAGHPENERCDRLAREEARKWRNSSSA; from the coding sequence ATGGACGATTTAATTAACCCTGCGCCTTACATAGAACACACCCTGCTTCGGCCCACCGCTACCGCCGGGGATATAGAGAAACTCTGTGCCGAGGCCCGGGAGTTCGGTTTCGCCGGAGTGTGCGTGCCCCCGGGGCATGTGCCGCTTTCCCGCAGACTCCTGGAAGGCACCCCGGTAAAGGTGATAACCGTGGTGGGATTTCCTCTGGGATTCGAACCCACCGAAATAAAGGTGGCTCAGGTGGAACTTTACACCGATCTCGGGGCCCAGGAAGTGGATATGGTTCTCAATCTCTCCCTGGTGAAAAGCGGAGCCCTTTCCGAGGCCCTCTCCGAGGTGGAAGAGATCGTTCGGGCGGCGGAACCGGTTCCGGTCAAGGTCATTCTGGAGTGCGGATATCTCACGGATCGCGAGAAAAAGGAACTGGCCCGACGGCTTCCGGAAACCGGAGCCGCTTACCTTAAGACCTCCACCGGATTCGGCCCGGGCGGGGCCACCGTGGAAGATGTGCGACTCCTGCGGGAGGCCTCCGGAGGACGCGTAAGGATCAAGGCCGCTGGGGGGATACGGACCCTGGATCAGGCCCTGGCCCTTCTTTCCGCCGGAGCGGAAAGACTGGGCACCAGCTCGGGTGCGGACATCGCCCGGGAGTTTCTGGCCCGGAGGGAGAACAAGGCCCTCCCGGAGGTGGAAATCTTCGTGGACGGAGCCTGCCTGGGGAACCCGGGACCGGGAGGGTTTGCGGCCATCCTCAGGGCCGGGGGGCGGGAAAGGGTCCTCCGGGGAGGCGAACCCGAAACCACCAACAACCGGATGGAGATCCGTGCGGCGGTGGAGGCCCTGAAGGCCCTGCGTCGGCCCTGTCGGGTCAGGATTTACACCGACTCGCGATATCTTCTCTCCGGGGCCAGGGAGTGGCTATCCCGCTGGGAAAAAAACGGCTTCCGCACCTCGGACGGAAAACCCGTAAAGAATCGGGACCTCTGGGAGGAACTGGCCCGTCTCCTCAGGGCCCACCGGGTGGAATGGGTGTGGGTGGAGGGCCACGCCGGGCATCCCGAAAACGAAAGATGCGACAGGCTGGCCAGAGAGGAAGCGAGAAAGTGGAGAAACTCCTCGTCGGCGTAA
- the dsrA gene encoding dissimilatory-type sulfite reductase subunit alpha codes for MAEIKKHDTPMVDELKGGPWPSFVDDIYSYAEKHQKQACFDLMGQLELSYKHKETHWKHGGIVGVFGYGGGVIGRYSDQQEQFPAIWAFHTIRVNQPASKWYHTSALRKLCEIWDHRGSGMLNTHGSTGDLVLLGTVTEQLEPIFFDLTHQMNMDLGGSGSNLRTPSCCVGKARCEWSCLDTQALCYDLTMTYQDELHRPAFPYKFKFKISGCPNDCVAAIARADLSIIGTWIDDIRIDQEAVRAYVGGELKPNAGAHSDRDWGPFDIKKEVIDLCPTQCMHWDEKEKKLYINNKECNRCMHCINVMPEALRPGTDTGATILMGAKAPILEGAQLSTVIVPFMRLEPPYDNLKELIEKTWDFWMENGKNRERLGELIQRIGLNRFIVDILGLKPIPQHVREPRANPYVFWKEEEVEGGWDRDVAEFRKRHPA; via the coding sequence ATGGCTGAAATCAAGAAACATGATACGCCTATGGTTGATGAGTTGAAAGGTGGCCCCTGGCCGAGTTTTGTGGACGACATTTATTCCTATGCGGAGAAGCATCAGAAGCAGGCCTGTTTCGATCTGATGGGGCAGCTGGAGCTTTCTTACAAGCACAAGGAGACGCACTGGAAGCACGGTGGAATCGTGGGGGTTTTTGGTTACGGTGGAGGCGTGATCGGGCGGTACTCCGACCAGCAGGAGCAGTTTCCGGCCATCTGGGCCTTTCATACTATTCGTGTGAATCAGCCGGCCTCCAAGTGGTACCATACTTCTGCGCTGCGGAAGCTCTGTGAAATCTGGGACCATCGGGGAAGCGGAATGCTCAACACTCACGGGTCCACCGGGGATCTGGTGCTCCTGGGTACCGTGACGGAGCAGCTGGAGCCCATCTTTTTTGATCTCACCCATCAGATGAACATGGATCTGGGTGGATCGGGGTCCAATCTGCGGACTCCTTCGTGCTGTGTGGGTAAGGCCCGGTGCGAGTGGAGCTGTCTCGACACGCAGGCTCTCTGTTACGATCTCACCATGACCTATCAGGACGAGCTGCACCGTCCGGCCTTTCCCTACAAGTTCAAGTTCAAGATCTCCGGTTGTCCCAACGACTGCGTGGCGGCCATAGCCCGGGCCGATCTTTCCATCATCGGGACCTGGATCGACGACATCCGGATCGATCAGGAGGCGGTGCGGGCCTATGTGGGCGGAGAGCTAAAGCCCAACGCCGGGGCCCATTCCGACAGGGATTGGGGTCCCTTTGACATCAAGAAAGAGGTCATCGACCTCTGTCCCACCCAGTGTATGCACTGGGACGAGAAGGAGAAGAAGCTTTACATTAACAACAAGGAGTGCAATCGGTGCATGCACTGCATCAATGTGATGCCCGAGGCCCTGCGTCCGGGGACCGATACCGGGGCCACCATTCTGATGGGGGCCAAGGCGCCGATTCTCGAGGGGGCTCAGCTTTCCACGGTGATCGTGCCCTTCATGAGGCTTGAGCCGCCTTATGACAATCTGAAGGAACTCATTGAGAAGACCTGGGATTTCTGGATGGAGAACGGAAAGAACCGGGAGCGTCTTGGTGAGCTCATTCAGCGTATCGGTCTTAACCGGTTCATTGTGGACATTCTCGGGCTCAAGCCCATACCGCAGCATGTGCGTGAGCCGCGGGCCAACCCCTATGTGTTCTGGAAGGAGGAGGAGGTTGAGGGCGGCTGGGACCGCGATGTGGCCGAGTTCCGTAAGCGTCACCCGGCCTAG
- a CDS encoding UbiX family flavin prenyltransferase, whose product MEKLLVGVTGASGAPYAVAFLEVLRELGVESEVVITRPGEEVLRHETGLSLEHLGRLTRRIYREDEISAPPASGSAPYRAMVIIPCSMGTLSAVAQGAARNLLQRAADVMLKERKPLVLVVRETPLNLIHLKNMLAAAEAGATIYPAMPAFYHRPKDLREVVEFFVKRLAEFLGFEIKDLKRWEGT is encoded by the coding sequence GTGGAGAAACTCCTCGTCGGCGTAACCGGAGCGAGCGGCGCCCCTTACGCGGTGGCCTTTCTTGAGGTCCTGCGGGAGCTCGGGGTGGAAAGCGAGGTGGTAATCACCCGTCCGGGGGAGGAAGTCCTGCGGCACGAAACCGGGCTTTCGCTCGAGCACCTCGGCCGCCTCACCCGCCGGATCTATCGGGAGGACGAAATCTCGGCTCCTCCGGCCAGCGGTTCGGCACCCTACCGGGCCATGGTGATCATTCCCTGCAGCATGGGCACCCTTTCGGCGGTGGCTCAGGGGGCGGCCAGAAACCTCCTCCAGCGCGCTGCGGATGTAATGCTCAAGGAACGCAAACCCCTTGTGCTGGTGGTGCGGGAGACCCCCCTTAACCTGATCCACCTGAAAAACATGCTCGCCGCCGCCGAGGCCGGAGCGACGATCTATCCGGCCATGCCCGCCTTTTACCATCGTCCGAAAGACCTCCGGGAGGTGGTAGAATTCTTCGTAAAGAGACTGGCAGAGTTTCTGGGTTTTGAAATCAAGGACCTTAAGAGGTGGGAGGGGACATGA
- the dsrB gene encoding dissimilatory-type sulfite reductase subunit beta encodes MENRITDIGPPHYAQFFPPVIKKNYGKWVSHEIVQPGVLKYKSETGDVVYVVRVGCPRLVTTDYIREVCEIADKYCDGYVRWTTRNNIEFHVTDEEKLRALLDDLKGRKYPGGSYKFPVGGTGASVTNIVHTQGWVHCHTPAIDASGVVKAVMDELFEYFGSHKLPAQVRIALACCLNMCGAVHCSDIAILGIHRKPPLIEDDRLQNVCEIPLVVAACPLGAIKPATVEIDGEKKKTVRVNKERCMFCGNCYTMCPAMPLADGEGDGIAILVGGKISNRISPPKFSKLVIPFIPNEPPRWPTTVKWVKKILETYAQHARKYERLGEWAERIGWERFFELCEIPFTEKSIDDYRLAYDTYRTSLHFKFTSHVEPM; translated from the coding sequence ATGGAGAACCGGATCACCGATATCGGTCCGCCCCATTATGCTCAGTTCTTTCCGCCGGTGATCAAGAAGAACTACGGTAAGTGGGTGAGTCATGAGATTGTCCAGCCCGGAGTTCTAAAGTATAAGAGCGAGACCGGAGATGTGGTTTATGTGGTGCGGGTGGGTTGTCCGCGTCTGGTAACCACGGACTACATCCGGGAGGTTTGTGAGATTGCGGACAAGTACTGTGATGGTTATGTTCGGTGGACCACGCGGAACAATATCGAGTTTCATGTAACCGACGAGGAGAAGCTCCGGGCCCTTCTCGACGACCTCAAAGGGCGGAAGTACCCCGGAGGGTCTTACAAGTTCCCCGTGGGGGGTACCGGGGCCTCCGTGACCAACATCGTGCACACGCAGGGGTGGGTGCACTGTCACACCCCGGCCATTGACGCCTCGGGTGTGGTGAAGGCGGTGATGGACGAGCTCTTTGAGTACTTCGGAAGCCACAAGCTTCCGGCCCAGGTTCGTATTGCTCTGGCCTGCTGTCTCAATATGTGCGGGGCGGTGCACTGCTCTGACATCGCCATTCTGGGTATCCACCGGAAGCCGCCCCTGATTGAGGACGATCGTCTCCAGAATGTCTGCGAGATTCCTCTGGTGGTGGCGGCCTGTCCTCTCGGGGCCATCAAGCCGGCCACCGTGGAGATCGACGGGGAGAAGAAGAAGACGGTGCGGGTGAACAAGGAACGGTGCATGTTCTGCGGAAACTGCTACACCATGTGTCCGGCCATGCCGCTGGCCGACGGTGAGGGTGATGGAATTGCCATTCTGGTGGGCGGTAAGATCTCCAACCGGATTTCTCCGCCCAAGTTCTCCAAGCTGGTGATTCCTTTCATCCCCAATGAGCCTCCGCGGTGGCCGACCACGGTAAAATGGGTGAAGAAGATTCTGGAGACTTATGCCCAGCATGCCCGCAAGTACGAGCGTCTGGGCGAGTGGGCCGAGCGGATCGGCTGGGAGCGGTTCTTTGAGCTCTGTGAGATTCCGTTCACCGAAAAGAGCATCGACGATTATCGCCTGGCCTACGATACCTACCGCACCTCGCTCCACTTCAAGTTCACCAGTCATGTGGAGCCCATGTAA
- the greA gene encoding transcription elongation factor GreA, with the protein MERIPFTPEGFQRLKEELERLKTVERRDVVKAIEEARAHGDISENAEYEAAKERQAHIEGRIQELSDRLSRAEVIEPPREAPEKVQFGVRVRLLDLDTDDEVVYRLVGPYESDVEKGLISVTSPLGRALIGKEAGDEVEVRTPAGVRHFEILAIEV; encoded by the coding sequence ATGGAACGGATACCTTTCACGCCGGAGGGATTCCAGCGCCTCAAGGAAGAGCTCGAACGGCTCAAGACCGTAGAAAGACGAGATGTGGTCAAAGCCATAGAGGAGGCCCGGGCTCACGGGGACATCTCCGAAAACGCCGAGTATGAAGCGGCCAAGGAAAGGCAGGCCCACATAGAGGGGCGCATTCAGGAGCTTTCGGATCGGCTTTCCCGGGCCGAGGTGATCGAGCCCCCCAGGGAAGCCCCGGAAAAAGTCCAGTTCGGCGTGCGAGTCCGGTTGCTGGATCTCGACACCGACGACGAGGTGGTCTATCGTCTGGTGGGGCCCTATGAGTCGGATGTGGAAAAAGGGCTCATTTCGGTCACCTCCCCGCTGGGACGGGCCCTCATCGGAAAAGAGGCGGGGGACGAAGTGGAGGTGCGCACTCCCGCGGGCGTGCGCCACTTTGAAATCCTCGCCATCGAGGTCTAA
- a CDS encoding dissimilatory sulfite reductase D family protein, giving the protein MAMDMEELKKKIMEFMEKKSGAKSKVYLKDMQRAIPEASPREIKKAANELVQEGKLEYFSTGSTVMYGIPGKGQPVE; this is encoded by the coding sequence ATGGCCATGGATATGGAGGAGCTCAAGAAAAAGATTATGGAATTCATGGAGAAGAAGTCCGGGGCGAAGTCCAAGGTTTACCTTAAGGACATGCAGAGGGCTATACCGGAGGCTTCTCCGCGGGAGATCAAGAAGGCGGCCAACGAGCTGGTGCAGGAGGGTAAACTGGAATACTTCTCCACCGGTTCCACGGTGATGTACGGGATTCCCGGCAAGGGCCAGCCGGTAGAATAG
- a CDS encoding bifunctional precorrin-2 dehydrogenase/sirohydrochlorin ferrochelatase: MGKGAFYYPAFLNLRDRFCVVVGGGEVAERKVEALVAAGARVRVIAPEVTSRIEGWAGEGLIELEKRPYREGDLSEAWLVVAATDDPEVQKAVFSEAERNRIFCNVVDKPELCSFIVPSVVRRGRLQLAVSTSGASPAAARRIRERLEEEFGPEWGVYLELMARWRKEILSRGLPEEERRQIFTRLAMAPLPEWIRNGDWHYVRALVEKEGLSLPESLTKEFIQTQNFNR, from the coding sequence ATGGGAAAGGGCGCGTTTTATTACCCTGCTTTTCTCAATCTAAGGGACCGATTCTGCGTGGTGGTGGGAGGGGGTGAGGTGGCGGAGCGGAAGGTGGAGGCTCTGGTGGCGGCCGGGGCCCGGGTGAGGGTGATCGCCCCTGAGGTAACCTCCCGGATAGAGGGTTGGGCCGGGGAAGGCCTTATCGAGCTCGAGAAACGCCCTTATCGGGAAGGGGATCTTTCGGAGGCTTGGCTTGTGGTGGCCGCCACCGATGATCCCGAGGTCCAGAAAGCCGTGTTTTCCGAGGCCGAAAGGAACCGGATCTTCTGCAATGTGGTGGACAAGCCGGAGTTGTGTTCCTTTATCGTGCCCTCGGTGGTGCGGCGGGGGCGGTTGCAGTTGGCCGTATCCACCTCGGGGGCAAGCCCCGCCGCGGCCCGGAGGATTCGCGAGCGTCTGGAGGAGGAATTCGGTCCGGAGTGGGGGGTCTATCTCGAGCTCATGGCCCGCTGGCGAAAGGAGATCCTTTCGCGGGGGCTTCCCGAGGAGGAGCGCCGTCAAATCTTCACGCGTCTGGCCATGGCCCCCCTTCCGGAGTGGATCCGGAACGGCGACTGGCACTATGTGCGGGCTCTCGTCGAAAAGGAGGGTCTCTCCCTTCCCGAAAGTTTGACAAAAGAGTTTATTCAAACCCAAAATTTTAATCGATAA
- a CDS encoding Lrp/AsnC family transcriptional regulator, with amino-acid sequence MLTTLERHLLERLQEGLPLEPRPFAALARELGLKENQVLEMLRSLKEKGILRHLGASPDSRRLGFVTTLAATAAPPERAEEVARKIAARPEVTHCYLRRHHMNIWFTLVARDFEEIENIIRDISSETGTTIKHFPARKLFKLRATFKLQK; translated from the coding sequence ATGCTTACGACTCTGGAACGGCACCTGCTCGAAAGACTTCAGGAGGGGCTGCCACTGGAGCCTCGTCCCTTCGCCGCCCTGGCCCGGGAGCTGGGCCTTAAGGAAAACCAGGTTTTAGAAATGCTACGCTCCCTTAAAGAGAAAGGGATCCTGCGTCACCTGGGAGCCAGTCCAGACTCCCGCAGACTCGGTTTCGTAACCACCCTTGCGGCCACCGCCGCACCGCCGGAGAGGGCCGAAGAGGTGGCTCGAAAGATCGCCGCCCGTCCGGAGGTGACCCACTGTTACCTGCGCCGCCACCACATGAACATCTGGTTCACCCTGGTGGCCAGGGATTTTGAGGAGATCGAAAACATTATCCGGGATATTTCCTCGGAAACCGGAACCACCATAAAACACTTTCCCGCCCGAAAACTCTTCAAATTGCGGGCCACTTTTAAACTCCAAAAATAA